Sequence from the Arthrobacter pigmenti genome:
TGGCACTGATCTCAATACCGAGAGCCTGTCGGTCCGGCCCGGCATGGAGGCCCGCGGCGAATGAGCCAAGCGTCTCGGCGAGCACCAGATGTGCACCGCCGTGCAGGATTCCGGCCACTTGCTGGTTGCCCTCTACAGGCATCGTCGCCACCATACGCCGTGCACCCATTTCCTGGAACACAATGCCCATTTTCGCAGCCAGCCGGCCGATGCCGTGGTCCCGCAGCCATTCGTGCATCGACTCCGGAACACCCGCGGCGAGCAGCTCCTGACGGTACGGGTGGGCGTCGTCGTCGGAGCCGGGACCGGGAATGAAAATGTCGTTCATGGCAACTAGGCTGGCACCTGTGAGCCAAACAAACCAATCTGCCGACGCCGGCGAGCAAACAGACGCGACAACGGGTGCCGCAGCGCCCACAGACACACTGGAGCGTTCGCGTCTGCTGGTGATCGACGGCCACTCCATGGCGTTCCGCGCATTCTATGCCCTGCCCGCAGAGAATTTCTCCACCGATACGGGCCAGCACACCAACGCCGTGTACGGGTTTACTGCCATGCTGATCAACCTCCTGCGGGATCAGGAACCCACCCACGTAGCGGTCGCCTTTGACCTGGACACACCCACCTTCCGTGATGCGGAGTACTCGGAGTACAAGGGCGGGCGCTCGCGCACCCCGGAGGAGTTCCACGGACAGGTGGACCTCATCATCAAGGTGCTGGAGACCATGCGGATTCCCACGCTGTCCATGGACGGCTATGAGGCGGATGATGTGCTTGCAACCCTGGCGGTCGATGCCGCGGACCTCGGCTGGGACGTCCAGGTGGTCAGCGGCGACCGCGATGTGTTCCAGTTGGTGAATGACCGGGTCACTGTGCTGTACCCGAAGCAAGGCGTTACCAACATTCCGCAGATGGATGCGAAAGCTGTTGAAGAGAAGTACTTTGTGCCGCCCCATCTCTACTCGGATCTCGCGGCTCTGGTTGGAGAAACCGCGGACAACCTCCCGGGTGTACCAGGCGTTGGTCCGAAGACCGCTGCCAAATGGATTCTGAAATACGGCGGGCTGGACGGAATCCTTGAGAACCTGGATTCGATCGGCGGCAAGGTCGGAGACGCACTTCGCGAAAATATTGAGAACGTCAAGCGGAATCGGCGGCTCAACCGGTTGCTCACCGACCTTGAGCTGCCGGTGGACCTGCAGGCCATGAAGGCGCAGAATCCGGACCGCGACGCCGTGGAGGACCTCTTTGACGCGCTCCAGTTCAACGTACTCCGGAAGCGCCTGTTCGACCTCGTCGGCGAAAATGAGCCCGAGACGACAGGCGCCGAAATGGCTCCACCTCCGCACCGGATCCTCACAGGTGCTGAAGAACTCACGTCCTGGCTGAACGCCACCAAC
This genomic interval carries:
- a CDS encoding PaaI family thioesterase translates to MNDIFIPGPGSDDDAHPYRQELLAAGVPESMHEWLRDHGIGRLAAKMGIVFQEMGARRMVATMPVEGNQQVAGILHGGAHLVLAETLGSFAAGLHAGPDRQALGIEISATHHRSAASGVITGTAVAIHLGRTLTTHEVVMTDEAGKRLSTARITNLIRD